One Triticum dicoccoides isolate Atlit2015 ecotype Zavitan chromosome 5B, WEW_v2.0, whole genome shotgun sequence genomic window carries:
- the LOC119308541 gene encoding uncharacterized protein LOC119308541: MVAEPIAVDTVVELEVALQKMLDQAQPEPEGPAFTAKAQILPGSEAAAERKASSPPSSELSTGKMNPRAPGWNKRLRTVAATPSRPPCPNRTSAFEKAVRSYAENPSENVITPTVGTSFDSVGEAYDFYNLYSWEKGFGIRYGKSRLNVERTKCMQEIVYGCSGKAGVENTRSCHCECPALIMAGPMHQRQVANATTAVSRHNAIDAGPPGFGRSTATSVGVQQTEGDENEMGNILQEITEMQATTIDGGRRHVISSCKNITIGMECARARNVTVKHENDEDSCRQPRVLDIDGECARKLQKELDEESTDEQIRVATTHHGQGTGAGGHRASDMGVQTRLDDFFHCRTGLARQ, encoded by the exons ATGGTGGCGGAGCCCATAGCGGTCGATACGGTAGTGGAGCTTGAGGTGGCGTTGCAAAAGATGCTGGATCAGGCGCAACCGGAGCCGGAGGGTCCGGCTTTCACAGCGAAGGCACAAATCTTGCCGGGCAGtgaagcggcggcggagaggaaaGCCAGTTCTCCACCCAGTTCGGAGCTGTCAACTGGGAAGATGAACCCCCGAGCGCCTGGATGGAATAAGAG GTTGAGGACCGTTGCTGCAACTCCAAGCCGCCCACCTTGCCCAAACCGCACCAGTGCATTTGAGAAGGCCGTTCGTAGCTATGCCGAAAACCCAAGTGAGAATGTAATAACCCCAACTGTCGGCACATCGTTCGACTCGGTTGGGGAGGCATACGACTTTTACAATTTGTATTCATGGGAAAAGGGCTTTGGTATTCGATACGGTAAGAGCCGACTGAATGTTGAGAGGACGAAGTGCATGCAGGAAATAGTCTATGGTTGCTCG GGGAAAGCTGGTGTGGAGAACACAAGGTCATGTCATTGCGAATGCCCTGCTCTGATAATGGCTG GACCAATGCATCAGAGGCAAGTGGCGAATGCAACGACTGCTGTGTCGAGGCATAATGCCATTGATGCAGGTCCCCCGGGCTTCGGGCGTAGCACGGCCACATCTGTTGGTGTGCAACAGACAGAAG GAGATGAAAATGAAATGGGGAATATCTTGCAAGAGATCACAGAAATGCAAGCTACTACTATAGATGGGGGGAGAAGACATGTAATTTCATCATGCAAAAATATAACGATTGGCATGGAGTGTGCTAGAGCTAGGAATGTCACTGTGAAACATGAGAACGATGAGGATAGCTGTAGACAGCCTCGTGTGCTAGACATTGACGGGGAGTGTGCGAGGAAGCTCCAGAAAGAGCTGGACGAGGAAT CCACTGACGAGCAAATCAGGGTGGCGACCACACATCATGGTCAGGGAACAGGGGCAGGTGGTCATAGAGCATCAG ACATGGGAGTTCAGACGAGGTTGGACGATTTTTTCCACTGTCGGACTGGTCTGGCCAGACAATGA
- the LOC119308542 gene encoding uncharacterized protein LOC119308542: MNLCVVVHGSSVIFPNGALRGYFNVSALRRQHHPLLSKIHLRPAPHPYPLLGDHGCFFFIITARRSAATDSLRQMLKVVTFVSRGRTRYYKCVGKDAGLCQFMRSTKTYLPELTRHGLLQPYVLQAASLPCRPPVPLFGPLQRRLRREHNFDDGGQAEIQPAHVSNQPPLQQSTVARAAPQCCFTDS; this comes from the exons ATGAATCTTTGCGTCGTGGTCCACGGCTCATCCGTTATCTTCCCAAATGGTGCCCTCCGGGGATATTTTAATGTTTCTGCACTGCGTCGCCAGCACCACCCCTTGCTCTCGAAGATTCATCTACGCCCTGCTCCTCACCCTTATCCTCTCCTTGGCGACCATGGctgcttcttcttcatcatcacagCCAGACGAAGTGCTGCCACTGATTCCTTGCGCCAAATGCTTAAGGTGGTCACCTTCGTCTCTCGCGGCAGAACTCGGTACTACAAGTGCGTCGGGAAAGAT GCTGGGCTATGCCAGTTCATGAGATCCACCAAGACGTACCTGCCAGAGCTGACTCGTCATGGCCTGTTGCAGCCGTATGTGCTGCAGGCTGCATCACTCCCTTGCCGTCCACCCGTCCCGCTGTTCGGTCCTCTCCAGCGGAGACTAAGGCGAGAGCACAACTTCGACGACGGCGGACAGGCGGAGATTCAGCCTGCCCATGTAAGCAACCAGCCACCGCTGCAGCAGTCCACTGTTGCCCGCGCGGCGCCTCAATGCTGCTTCACTGACAGCTAG
- the LOC119308539 gene encoding uncharacterized protein LOC119308539, translated as MASRDDLAALREQTALASSAAVSVSDLDLAYQLQLAEAIQASLRLDALSSNPSSSKGKAPIAAAAASSSSSSSSRSQPAPAPPEPSDASYALAVHAADLARAEEDHRYAEACRAYHARAAASACVAAHDAIFARELAAVPEDQWTHDGDNIERPLDSTKPLFRVMFKGMASKEVVGSRDWDPRVAVLAVALCDSQGKVVLRIQKPVEGFVGGRMMLEAMALTEGLQAALGLGIQSIRILNDYKALHNHMRGIWRPKQAKLAEMIDQVLSVAKKFKQCEISLVERGKLDYVMKLARDSILSQIAKAVAVNASKEKRETCAICLEDTDVSKIHVVEGCAHRFCFCCMKEHVKVKLLHGTLPACPQDGCTTKLTVEGSKIFLSPRLLDIMVQRIREGQIPATQKIYCPYPKCSALMSLSEMKHPLQESSSKYTIADAATLRKCVKCRGSFCISCKVPWHDRMSCYDYKSRYPQARPDDAKLQNLARQQLWRQCVKCKHMIELSEGCYHMTCVCGYEFCYTCGKEWKDKKATCSCPLWDEDNIIRDGMEEEDDDDYDYDYDYEDEDEDDDDYNDYYAREGQHYDRHNAGHQHGGGARNFYDYNNNPGHHPHHGGGGARNFYNYN; from the exons ATGGCCAGCCGCGACGACCTCGCCGCGCTCCGCGAGCAGACCGCCCTCGCCTCCTCCGCGGCCGTCTCCGTCTCCGACCTCGACCTCGCGTACCAGCTCCAGCTCGCCGAGGCCATCCAGGCATCTCTCCGACTCGACGCCCTCTCCAGTAATCCCTCCTCTTCCAAAGGCAAAgcccccatcgccgccgccgccgcctcctcctcctcctcgtcctcgtcccgGTCCCAGCCCGCCCCTGCGCCGCCGGAGCCCTCGGACGCCTCCTACGCCCTGGCGGTCCACGCCGCCGACCTCGCGCGCGCCGAGGAGGACCACCGCTACGCCGAGGCCTGCCGCGCCTACCACGCcagggccgccgcctccgcctgcgtCGCCGCCCACGACGCCATTTTCGCGCGCGAACTCGCCGCTGTCCCGGAGGACCAGTGGACCCACGACGGAGACAACATCGAGCGCCCCCTGGACTCGACCAAGCCCCTCTTCCGCGTCATGTTCAAGGGCATGGCGAGCAAGGAGGTGGTCGGGTCGCGGGACTGGGACCCCCGCGTCGCGGTCCTCGCCGTGGCGCTGTGCGACTCCCAGGGAAAGGTGGTGCTCAGGATACAGAAGCCGGTGGAAGGGTTTGTGGGCGGACGCATGATGCTCGAGGCAATGGCTCTCACCGAAGGCCTCCAGGCGGCGCTCGGGTTAGGGATCCAGAGCATCAGGATTCTCAACGATTACAAGGCACTCCATAACCAT ATGCGTGGAATTTGGCGCCCGAAACAGGCGAAGCTTGCAGAAATGATAGATCAGGTTCTGTCAGTAGCAAAGAAATTCAAACAATGTGAAATTTCACTTgtggaacgaggcaaacttgatTACGTGATGAAATTAGCAAGAGATTCGATACTCTCTCAGATTGCCAAAGCAGTTGCTGTGAATGCTAGCAAGGAGAAAAGAGAAACCTGCGCCATCTGCCTGGAAGACACCGATGTTTCTAAAATTCATGTGGTCGAAGGCTGTGCACATCGCTTTTGTTTCTGCTGCATGAAGGAGCATGTGAAAGTTAAGCTACTCCATGGAACTCTACCAGCTTGCCCACAAGATGGTTGCACTACAAAGCTAACCGTGGAGGGTTCAAAGATATTCCTATCGCCTCGACTGTTAGATATCATGGTGCAACGGATCAGGGAAGGACAGATCCCTGCTACTCAAAAGATTTACTGCCCGTACCCCAAGTGTTCAGCCTTGATGTCCTTGAGTGAAATGAAACACCCATTGCAAGAATCTTCCTCAAAGTACACCATTGCTGATGCTGCCACATTGAGGAAGTGTGTCAAATGCAGAGGCTCATTCTGCATCAGCTGTAAGGTCCCATGGCATGACAGGATGTCTTGTTACGACTACAAGAGTAGGTACCCCCAAGCTCGTCCAGATGATGCGAAGTTACAGAACCTTGCACGGCAGCAGCTGTGGCGCCAATGTGTCAAATGCAAGCACATGATTGAACTCTCAGAGGGCTGCTACCATATGACCTGTGT ATGCGGCTATGAATTCTGCTACACCTGTGGGaaagaatggaaggacaagaaagcGACCTGCTCCTGCCCGCTGTGGGATGAAGATAACATTATCCGTGAtggcatggaggaggaggatgacgacgACTATGACTATGActatgactatgaggatgaggatgaggatgatgatgattacaatgattacTATGCTAGAGAAGGGCAACACTATGACAGGCATAATGCTGGCCACCAACATGGTGGAGGAGCGAGGAATTTTTATGACTACAACAATAATCCCGGGCATCATCCtcaccatggcggtggaggggcacGAAATTTCTACAACTACAATTAG
- the LOC119308538 gene encoding calcium-dependent mitochondrial ATP-magnesium/phosphate carrier protein 1-like: protein MASDQHPLDSFLAAARGALAHLHLPGSDSKQQQHHQEQRQPDCLLHLHVVLTNFLHKPLRSFSRCFGNDHSKPKRGRTKQATQPLLDAGKRQPQQLELLLCIAFDALAHNLQVLEGACKQKGEEFGSAALQIDQFQVVRKVIVGKKADFDGFLSNLGFARLGAPAASFADDSQASAPSAAGQEVRTGVIGEREGADSGGDAAQPPQKFAGRLLNIPLSNVERLRSTLSTVSLTELIELVPQLVGRLSTSIDSHPDKKKLFSVQDFFRYAEIEGKRFFEELDRDGDGQVTLEDLEVAMRKRRLPRRYARDLLRRTRSNRFSKSIGWKQFLSLMEQKEATILRAYTTLCLSKSGTLHKNQIVESLKGAGLPANEDNAAAMLRYLNADSEGSISYSHFRSFMLLLPSERLEDDPRNIWFEAATLVAVPPPVEISAGNVLKSALAGGLASALSTSMLHPIDTMKTRVQASTLSFPELIAKLPQIGIQGLYRGSIPAILGQFSSHGLRTGIFEASKLILVRVAPTLPEIQVQSLASFCSTILGTAVRIPCEVLKQRLQAGIFDNVGEAIVGTMQKDGLKGFFRGTGATLCREVPFYVAGMCLYGEAKKAAQHVLSRELEPWETIAVGALSGGLAAVVTTPFDVMKTRMMTAPPGTPVSMQLIVFSILRNEGPLGLFKGAIPRFFWIAPLGAMNFAGYELAKKAMIEAEKETADSLQEKKNMVGSRG from the exons ATGGCGTCCGACCAGCACCCCCTCGactccttcctcgccgccgcccgcggcgcCCTCGCCCACCTCCACCTCCCCGGATCCGATtccaagcagcagcagcatcatcagGAGCAGCGCCAGCCTGACTGCCTCCTCCACCTCCACGTcgtcctcaccaacttcctccacaaGCCCCTCCGGTCATTCTCGAGATGCTTCGGCAACGACCACAGCAAGCCCAAGCGAGGCCGGACCAAACAGGCCACGCAGCCGCTCCTCGACGCCGGGAAAAGGCAGCCGCAGCAGCTGGAGCTCCTGCTCTGCATTGCGTTCGACGCCCTGGCGCACAACCTGCAGGTGCTGGAGGGCGCGTGCAAGCAGAAGGGCGAGGAGTTCGGCAGCGCCGCCCTGCAAATCGACCAGTTTCAGGTCGTCAGGAAGGTCATCGTTGGTAAGAAGGCTGATTTCGACGGGTTCCTCTCCAACCTGGGGTTCGCCAGGCTGGGGgccccggcggcgagcttcgctgaTGACTCCCAGGCCTCGGCGCCATCGGCTGCTGGCCAGGAGGTCCGTACAGGCGTAATTGGGGAGAGGGAAGGGGCTGACAGTGGTGGTGATGCTGCACAGCCACCACAGAAGTTTGCCGGCCGGTTGCTCAACATCCCATTGTCGAATGTGGAGCGGCTGCGGTCAACTCTGTCCACGGTTTCACTCACGGAGCTGATTGAGTTAGTTCCACAGCTGGTTGGCAGATTGTCGACTTCAATTGATAGCCATCCAGACAAGAAGAAGCTTTTCTCCGTGCAAGACTTCTTCCGGTATGCAGAAATCGAAG GGAAGCGATTCTTTGAGGAATTGGATAGAGATGGTGATGGCCAAGTCACTCTAGAAGATCTTGAAGTTGCAATGAGAAAGAGGCGATTGCCGCGGAGGTACGCTCGGGATTTGTTACGGCGTACCAGAAGTAACAGATTTTCAAAGTCGATTGGGTGGAAACAATTTCTATCCTTGATGGAGCAGAAGGAGGCAACAATACTCCGGGCATACACCACATTGTGTTTGAGCAAGTCTGGGACGCTTCACAAGAATCAAATCGTTGAATCGTTGAAAGGTGCAGGCCTCCCGGCCAATGAAGATAATGCTGCTGCCATGCTGCGCTATCTAAATGCAGATTCAGAAGGATCAATCTCATACAGCCATTTTCGCAGTTTCATGCTTCTACTTCCTTCAGAGCGCCTTGAAGATGATCCTCG GAACATTTGGTTTGAAGCAGCTACATTGGTTGCTGTTCCCCCACCTGTAGAAATATCCGCCGGAAATGTTTTGAAGTCGGCTTTAGCTGGAGGTCTTGCTAGTGCCCTTTCTACCTCTATGTTGCACCCTATTGATACAATGAAG ACACGTGTCCAAGCATCTACGCTCTCATTTCCAGAGCTAATTGCAAAGCTTCCACAAATTGGGATTCAAGGACTGTATCGAGGTTCTATCCCTGCAATTCTCGGACAATTTTCAAG CCATGGTTTGAGGACAGGAATCTTTGAAGCAAGTAAGCTCATATTAGTAAGAGTGGCTCCAACACTTCCAGAGATTCAG GTGCAATCGTTGGCTTCCTTCTGCAGCACAATCCTGGGAACCGCAGTCCGTATTCCCTGTGAGGTTCTTAAACAACGGTTGCAGGCTGGAATCTTCGACAATGTAGGGGAGGCCATTGTTGGTACCATGCAAAAAGATGGCCTAAAGGGTTTCTTCCGTGGCACTGGGGCCACTCTTTGTCGTGAGGTTCCTTTCTATGTTGCCGGAATGTGTCTTTACGGTGAAGCTAAAAAG GCGGCACAGCATGTCTTGAGCAGAGAGTTGGAACCATGGGAAACTATAGCAGTTGGAGCATTGTCTGGAGGACTTGCAGCAGTTGTCACCACTCCCTTTGACGTGATGAAGACCCGGATGATGACCGCCCCACCAGGCACGCCAGTCTCCATGCAGTTGATAGTCTTCTCCATCCTCCGAAACGAGGGGCCCCTCGGGCTCTTCAAGGGTGCGATCCCGCGCTTCTTCTGGATCGCTCCTCTCGGAGCAATGAACTTTGCAGGCTACGAGCTCGCCAAGAAGGCCATGATCGAAGCTGAGAAGGAGACGGCCGACTCTTTACAAGAGAAGAAGAACATGGTGGGTTCGAGAGGATGA